The following coding sequences are from one Pigmentibacter ruber window:
- a CDS encoding SagB/ThcOx family dehydrogenase, translating into MHYKISDNIFFEFNKKNLILWDYKNHQQFELEKEYFDYLHELNKSNIFEINEYNQIEIDLIENKILVPVKENTNSEWKIGTIAKIFHLGTSSIPNIYNGLSKQEFSEKYVSYCNTINENLNLSFEYERETVKRFELPKPKLELLDHTKIVEILFERKTVREFIEEKLSLEKLSVLLYLTFGYVHLKNETLGEISIQGKRKTSPSGGNLHPTQAYIMINNVENVESGIYHYNAVKHSLDFIHKGIDDKELANILDGQYYFENSSINIILTTRFELSAWKYPTSRTYRVSLIDIGHLSQTFNLLCIALDINCWITGAFNEDKIHEILELDPNKEAALFFLSAGKSTGKSIPREFIKENI; encoded by the coding sequence ATGCACTATAAAATAAGCGATAATATATTTTTTGAATTTAATAAAAAAAATTTGATTTTATGGGATTACAAAAATCATCAACAATTTGAATTAGAAAAAGAATATTTTGATTATTTACATGAATTGAATAAATCAAATATTTTTGAAATTAATGAATATAATCAAATAGAAATAGATCTTATAGAAAATAAAATTTTAGTACCCGTTAAAGAAAATACTAATAGTGAATGGAAAATAGGGACAATTGCTAAAATATTTCATTTAGGTACTAGTAGCATTCCTAATATTTATAATGGGTTATCAAAGCAGGAGTTTTCTGAAAAATATGTTTCATACTGCAATACAATAAATGAAAACTTGAATTTATCTTTCGAGTATGAAAGAGAAACAGTAAAAAGATTTGAATTACCAAAACCTAAATTAGAATTATTAGACCATACTAAAATAGTAGAAATTTTATTTGAAAGAAAAACAGTTCGTGAATTCATTGAAGAAAAATTAAGTTTAGAAAAGTTATCAGTACTTCTTTATTTAACATTTGGGTATGTGCATCTTAAGAACGAAACTTTAGGTGAAATATCAATACAAGGAAAAAGAAAAACAAGCCCATCTGGAGGAAATTTACATCCCACACAAGCTTATATTATGATCAATAATGTAGAAAATGTCGAATCTGGAATATATCATTATAACGCAGTTAAGCATTCTCTGGATTTTATTCATAAAGGCATAGATGATAAAGAATTAGCAAACATTCTTGATGGCCAATATTATTTTGAAAATTCAAGTATAAATATTATTCTAACAACTAGGTTTGAATTAAGTGCGTGGAAATATCCAACTTCAAGAACATATCGTGTTTCATTAATAGATATTGGGCATTTATCTCAAACATTTAATTTACTTTGTATTGCACTTGATATTAATTGTTGGATAACAGGAGCTTTTAATGAAGACAAAATTCATGAAATTCTTGAATTAGATCCGAATAAAGAAGCTGCATTATTTTTTCTTTCTGCAGGAAAAAGCACCGGAAAGTCAATTCCAAGAGAATTTATCAAGGAAAATATTTAA